One stretch of Rhodoferax lithotrophicus DNA includes these proteins:
- a CDS encoding sensor histidine kinase, which produces MSETPSTKSEVVTSSSALRWIVGLGLTVMVAIGLILLFLLTQATTNRDLYERNYTQLFVINVVVASALLLVIVWVAVRLVLRLKHKKFGSRLLVKLAAVFALAGFAPGVLIYVVSYQFVTRSIESWFDVKVEGALEAGLNLGRTTLEALSSDLAAKARAAAAQLADTPDVSVALSLERARDAMTSEDLMLWSASGRLIASAGRSRYQLNADLPVQSQFRAARNQRVVTWIEGLDEGVTGAEVNAQIKALVQVNSSRLGALGESRYLLAIKVLPPSLVRDAMAVTQANREYQERALARDGLRRMYIGTLTLSLFMAVFGGVLLAVLLGNQIARPLLLLADGVRQVAAGDLTPKASLHGKDELDGLTRSFADMTQQLSEARHAVQSSMQEVNAARANLQTILDNLTAGVMVFDANGGIVSANPGATRILRTPLAAYEGKLLAEIDGLGKFGCSVQQQFEVFQAQTPERSLDHWQQSFELGGSGAAQIGRPANDTITLIARGADLPGNQRLLVFDDISEIVSAQRSQAWGEVARRLAHEIKNPLTPIQLSAERLEMKLSGKVPAAEQALLTKSVKTIVDQVDAMKRLVNEFRDYARLPAADLKPVDLNALVRDVLNLYHNEGTQVGILAELDPSCRPILGDAQQLRQVLHNLLQNAQDATVSAGHVGDADAVVLKTQWLTTSQRVRLSVLDCGTGFPDHILKRAFEPYVTTKDKGTGLGLAVVKKIADEHGTRVEITNRQKNGKTFGAQVSLSFATEQSVNALHS; this is translated from the coding sequence ATGAGTGAAACACCAAGCACCAAGTCGGAAGTGGTGACCAGCTCTAGTGCTTTGCGCTGGATTGTGGGTTTGGGTTTGACGGTCATGGTGGCTATTGGTCTGATTTTGTTGTTCTTGTTGACACAAGCGACGACCAATCGTGATCTGTACGAGCGCAATTACACCCAGCTGTTTGTGATTAATGTGGTGGTAGCCTCTGCTCTCCTGCTGGTGATCGTATGGGTGGCCGTTCGATTAGTGTTGCGCTTAAAGCATAAAAAATTTGGCAGCCGTTTGCTTGTCAAACTAGCTGCAGTTTTTGCCTTGGCGGGTTTTGCACCTGGGGTATTGATTTATGTGGTGTCTTACCAATTTGTGACACGGTCGATTGAAAGTTGGTTTGATGTCAAGGTTGAAGGTGCACTTGAAGCTGGATTGAACTTGGGTCGCACCACGTTGGAGGCTCTTTCTTCTGACCTGGCAGCCAAGGCGCGTGCGGCAGCTGCCCAATTGGCTGATACGCCGGATGTCAGTGTGGCCTTGTCGTTGGAACGTGCCCGTGATGCGATGACATCCGAGGACCTGATGTTATGGAGTGCTTCAGGGCGATTAATTGCTTCAGCGGGTAGGTCGCGGTATCAATTGAATGCAGATTTACCTGTTCAATCCCAATTTCGTGCTGCACGAAACCAACGGGTTGTGACCTGGATTGAAGGTTTGGATGAAGGTGTGACGGGAGCAGAGGTCAATGCCCAGATTAAAGCACTGGTACAGGTCAATAGCAGTAGATTGGGTGCACTTGGTGAGTCACGCTACCTGTTAGCCATTAAGGTGCTCCCGCCGTCTTTGGTGCGCGATGCTATGGCGGTGACACAAGCCAATCGCGAATATCAGGAGCGTGCGTTAGCACGTGATGGTTTACGGCGCATGTACATTGGTACCCTGACCTTGAGTTTGTTCATGGCCGTGTTCGGTGGGGTTTTGTTGGCGGTCTTGCTTGGAAATCAAATTGCCAGGCCCTTGTTGTTGCTGGCAGATGGTGTGCGTCAAGTGGCTGCAGGTGATTTGACTCCCAAGGCATCGTTGCATGGCAAAGATGAATTGGATGGCTTGACGCGCTCTTTTGCAGACATGACACAACAACTCTCCGAGGCCCGGCATGCCGTACAGTCCAGCATGCAAGAAGTGAATGCTGCACGTGCCAATCTTCAAACCATTCTGGATAACCTGACTGCCGGCGTGATGGTATTTGATGCCAATGGAGGCATTGTTTCTGCAAATCCCGGCGCAACACGAATTTTGCGAACCCCACTTGCTGCTTATGAAGGTAAATTGCTGGCAGAGATAGACGGGCTGGGAAAATTTGGCTGCAGTGTTCAACAACAGTTTGAAGTTTTCCAGGCGCAAACTCCAGAACGCAGCTTGGATCATTGGCAGCAATCTTTTGAGCTTGGAGGTTCTGGTGCCGCTCAAATCGGTCGCCCGGCTAACGACACCATTACCCTGATCGCTCGTGGTGCAGATTTGCCGGGTAACCAGCGCCTGTTGGTGTTTGATGATATTTCTGAAATTGTTTCGGCGCAGCGTTCCCAAGCTTGGGGTGAGGTGGCTCGTCGGTTGGCGCATGAGATTAAAAATCCGTTGACTCCCATCCAGCTTTCGGCAGAGCGTCTGGAGATGAAGCTCTCAGGTAAGGTGCCCGCAGCCGAACAAGCACTACTAACCAAATCAGTCAAAACTATTGTCGACCAGGTTGATGCCATGAAGAGACTGGTCAATGAGTTCAGGGATTATGCCCGCCTGCCTGCGGCTGATTTGAAGCCGGTTGACTTGAATGCGTTGGTGCGTGATGTGTTGAACCTCTACCACAATGAGGGCACGCAGGTCGGCATACTGGCGGAGCTTGATCCATCCTGTCGCCCTATTTTGGGAGACGCACAACAGCTACGCCAAGTGCTGCACAACTTGTTACAAAACGCACAAGATGCGACGGTGAGTGCCGGACATGTGGGTGATGCCGATGCGGTGGTGTTGAAAACCCAGTGGCTGACCACTTCACAACGTGTGAGGTTGAGTGTGCTTGATTGTGGGACAGGCTTTCCAGATCACATTCTGAAACGCGCTTTTGAACCTTATGTCACGACAAAAGACAAAGGCACCGGCCTTGGCCTTGCTGTGGTCAAAAAAATTGCAGATGAGCATGGCACCAGGGTTGAGATTACCAATAGGCAAAAGAATGGGAAAACCTTTGGCGCACAAGTATCGTTATCATTCGCCACAGAACAAAGTGTGAACGCACTACACAGTTAG
- a CDS encoding cation-translocating P-type ATPase, whose protein sequence is MSDTQNQAEPTHGLSAAQAAQALQDDGPNELAGEQHRGLLAIARETLSDPMFALLLAAGVLYLALGDLQEGLILFGLVLVVLALTLYQEGKTERAIESLRDLTSPRALVWRDGTATRIAGREVVRGDLLVLAEGDRIPADALLIQGTEVQTDESLLTGEPLPVDKVALPVKEAHNTPPLNGQTAPESTLFSGTLLVRGHGLARVTAIGAHSEIGRIGQALGGLSSETSPLKLQMAQLVKVLAWVAVGASLFLFLAHGWLRGDWLGALLSGIALAMALLPQEFTVVLTVIPALGAWRLSKQNVLTRRISAIETLGATSVLCVDKTGTLTENRMTVTELFAPQTAATEADPVHVNTLTIDYGTTTELPEDFHTLVEFSILASVADPFDPMEKAFHRLGQHFLQDTEHLHRDWTLMQTYGLTPELRAMSHVWRAREGDAHVVAAKGAPEAIVDLCHLDAAAQQHIDRAVEAMAAKGLRVLGVAHARFEGQEWPAIEHDFDFKFIGLLGLADPLRAEIPQAVVQAHAAGIRVVMITGDYPVTAAAIARQAGLPTGPMDHASHTPDTASASAGLTVTSDWLLTGDDLSRLSDTDLQHRMRTVSICARVAPTQKLRIVQALKANGEVVAMTGDGVNDAPALKAAHVGVAMGKRGTDVAREAASVVLLNDNFAAIVAAVRLGRRIFDNLRKSMSYILAVHVPIAGMALLPVLLGWPTVLYPLHIAFLELVIDPSCSMVFENEPEEADVMQRPPRLVNTPLFGGLTLGLAFLQGLGALALVLAATAWGADQLTEGATRAFAFAVLVCTNLALIFSNRSRTGSLWASLRVPNRTLWLVVGAALGLLLLALYVPWLARLFVFDPLPLRYLGAAAGLGLVCIGWFELLKPRAAGAGGESAPG, encoded by the coding sequence ATGTCCGACACTCAGAATCAGGCTGAACCCACCCATGGTTTGTCTGCGGCACAGGCTGCCCAAGCCCTGCAAGACGATGGTCCCAATGAATTAGCCGGTGAACAACACCGCGGTTTGCTGGCCATTGCGCGTGAAACTTTGTCAGACCCCATGTTTGCCCTGCTGCTCGCTGCAGGTGTGTTGTATCTGGCTCTGGGTGATTTGCAGGAAGGTCTGATCCTGTTTGGGCTGGTGCTGGTGGTTCTGGCGCTGACGCTGTACCAGGAGGGCAAAACCGAACGGGCAATTGAGTCTTTGCGTGACCTCACCAGTCCACGCGCATTGGTCTGGCGCGACGGCACAGCCACGCGCATCGCCGGGCGCGAAGTGGTTCGTGGCGACCTGCTGGTACTGGCCGAAGGTGACCGCATACCGGCCGATGCGCTGCTGATCCAGGGCACCGAAGTGCAAACCGATGAATCCTTGCTGACGGGCGAACCCCTACCCGTTGACAAGGTGGCATTACCTGTCAAAGAGGCCCACAACACCCCGCCCCTCAACGGTCAAACCGCGCCAGAGTCCACCTTGTTTTCCGGCACACTGCTGGTACGCGGTCATGGGTTGGCACGCGTCACCGCCATTGGTGCACACAGCGAAATTGGCCGCATTGGGCAGGCACTGGGCGGTTTGAGCAGCGAGACATCCCCACTCAAGCTGCAAATGGCGCAACTGGTCAAAGTGCTGGCCTGGGTGGCGGTTGGGGCCAGTTTGTTTTTGTTCCTGGCCCATGGTTGGCTGCGTGGCGATTGGCTGGGGGCCTTGTTGTCTGGCATTGCACTGGCCATGGCCTTGCTGCCACAAGAGTTCACCGTGGTGCTGACGGTCATACCGGCCTTGGGGGCATGGCGCTTGTCCAAGCAAAACGTATTGACCCGCCGCATTTCGGCCATTGAAACCCTGGGGGCCACCAGCGTACTGTGTGTCGACAAAACCGGCACCCTGACTGAAAACCGCATGACGGTGACCGAGCTGTTCGCCCCGCAAACTGCAGCCACCGAAGCCGATCCGGTTCACGTCAACACCTTGACGATTGACTATGGCACCACCACCGAGTTGCCGGAGGACTTTCATACCTTGGTGGAGTTTTCCATCCTGGCCAGTGTGGCGGACCCCTTTGACCCGATGGAGAAAGCCTTTCACCGACTGGGACAACATTTTTTACAGGACACCGAACACCTGCACCGCGATTGGACGTTGATGCAAACCTATGGCCTCACGCCCGAATTACGTGCCATGTCACACGTCTGGCGTGCCCGCGAGGGGGATGCCCATGTGGTGGCAGCCAAAGGTGCACCCGAAGCCATTGTGGACTTGTGCCATCTGGATGCGGCCGCACAGCAACACATTGACCGCGCCGTTGAAGCCATGGCCGCCAAAGGCTTGCGGGTTCTGGGTGTGGCACATGCCCGTTTTGAAGGACAGGAGTGGCCCGCCATTGAACATGACTTTGACTTCAAATTCATCGGCCTGCTGGGTCTGGCGGACCCCTTGCGCGCAGAAATCCCGCAGGCTGTTGTGCAAGCCCATGCAGCGGGCATTCGGGTGGTGATGATCACCGGAGACTACCCCGTCACAGCGGCGGCCATTGCACGCCAGGCAGGCCTGCCCACCGGGCCAATGGATCACGCAAGCCATACACCTGACACGGCAAGCGCGTCCGCTGGGCTAACGGTGACCTCGGACTGGTTGCTGACTGGTGATGATCTGAGCCGGCTTTCTGATACGGACTTGCAACATCGCATGCGCACCGTAAGCATCTGCGCCCGCGTCGCCCCGACCCAGAAATTGCGCATTGTCCAGGCCCTCAAAGCCAATGGCGAGGTGGTGGCCATGACAGGAGACGGGGTCAACGATGCCCCCGCCCTGAAGGCTGCCCATGTCGGCGTGGCCATGGGAAAACGCGGTACTGATGTGGCGCGGGAAGCCGCGTCGGTGGTGCTGCTGAACGACAACTTTGCCGCCATCGTTGCCGCTGTCCGGCTGGGGCGCCGCATTTTTGACAACCTGCGCAAATCCATGAGCTATATCCTGGCCGTCCACGTGCCGATTGCCGGCATGGCGCTGTTGCCGGTTTTGCTGGGCTGGCCGACGGTGCTCTATCCCTTGCATATCGCGTTTCTGGAACTGGTGATTGATCCCTCTTGCTCCATGGTGTTTGAAAACGAACCCGAAGAGGCCGATGTGATGCAGCGCCCACCGCGCCTTGTGAACACACCGCTGTTTGGTGGGCTGACACTGGGTCTGGCGTTTCTGCAAGGTTTGGGCGCTTTGGCATTGGTGCTGGCTGCGACAGCCTGGGGCGCGGATCAGCTGACCGAGGGAGCCACACGGGCTTTTGCATTTGCGGTACTGGTGTGCACCAACCTGGCACTGATTTTTTCAAACCGCAGCCGTACCGGTTCACTTTGGGCCAGCCTGCGGGTACCCAACCGGACACTGTGGCTGGTGGTTGGAGCGGCACTGGGTTTGCTGCTGTTGGCGCTGTATGTGCCGTGGCTGGCACGCTTGTTTGTGTTTGACCCCCTGCCGCTACGCTACCTGGGAGCGGCCGCAGGCTTGGGACTGGTGTGTATAGGGTGGTTTGAGCTACTCAAACCCCGTGCTGCTGGCGCAGGCGGCGAATCCGCTCCAGGTTAA
- a CDS encoding DUF4390 domain-containing protein, whose amino-acid sequence MAWLLAVLLCVTAACTVRAEGSSSPVPDIKLERNDEGVWLSTTLKFELPGVVEDALLKGIPVHFVADVDVFRDRWYWFNRKVSSVQRRFRLAYHPLTRRWRLNVTEGEASDSEQGLTLNQNFENLQDAMNAAQRFSHWRIVDASHLEAGAKHWVEFRFRLDVAQLPRPLQIGTLGQSDWQISMTAGKVLPLESAQ is encoded by the coding sequence TTGGCTTGGCTGCTGGCTGTGCTGTTGTGCGTGACCGCAGCCTGCACGGTACGCGCAGAGGGCTCATCTTCTCCCGTGCCAGATATCAAGCTGGAGCGTAATGATGAGGGGGTGTGGCTGTCTACAACGCTTAAGTTCGAATTGCCAGGGGTAGTTGAAGATGCCTTGCTTAAAGGCATTCCTGTCCATTTTGTTGCCGATGTGGATGTGTTTCGAGATCGTTGGTATTGGTTCAATCGCAAGGTCAGCAGTGTTCAGCGTCGTTTTCGGTTGGCTTACCATCCTTTGACACGGCGATGGCGACTCAATGTCACTGAGGGGGAGGCGAGTGATTCAGAGCAGGGATTAACACTGAATCAGAACTTTGAAAATCTGCAAGATGCGATGAATGCGGCTCAGCGGTTTTCTCACTGGCGTATTGTCGATGCGAGCCATCTTGAAGCAGGTGCTAAACACTGGGTGGAGTTCCGTTTCAGGCTGGATGTTGCGCAATTACCAAGGCCGTTACAGATCGGTACTTTGGGGCAGTCTGACTGGCAAATTTCCATGACCGCAGGCAAGGTGCTGCCATTGGAGTCGGCTCAATGA
- a CDS encoding response regulator: protein MANILVVDDELGIRDLLCEILNDEGHTVEVAENAAQARAARLRERPDLVLLDIWMPDTDGVTLLKEWSAAGVLTMPVIMMSGHATIDTAVEATRIGALAFLEKPITMQKLLKAVEQGLARGSLRKLITPASSVVSNASLVLDTSSTVSNQSAADFFPQVTQSFMLDKPLREGRDEYEKAYFEFHLAKENGSMTRVAEKTGLERTHLYRKLKQLGVDLSKKRS, encoded by the coding sequence ATGGCAAACATATTGGTGGTGGATGATGAACTTGGCATTCGCGATCTGCTATGTGAAATCCTGAACGATGAAGGTCACACAGTGGAAGTGGCAGAGAATGCTGCCCAGGCACGTGCAGCTCGTCTGCGTGAGCGCCCCGACTTGGTTTTGCTTGATATATGGATGCCTGATACTGACGGCGTGACTTTGCTCAAAGAATGGTCTGCGGCAGGTGTGCTGACCATGCCAGTAATCATGATGAGTGGTCATGCAACTATCGACACTGCAGTAGAAGCTACGCGCATAGGTGCGTTGGCATTCCTTGAGAAACCAATCACGATGCAAAAGTTGCTTAAGGCGGTTGAGCAAGGTTTGGCGCGTGGTTCACTGCGCAAGCTTATTACCCCGGCATCAAGTGTGGTGTCGAATGCCAGTCTAGTGTTAGACACATCGTCAACGGTCTCAAATCAATCCGCGGCGGATTTCTTTCCGCAGGTTACGCAAAGTTTCATGCTTGATAAGCCTTTAAGGGAGGGGCGCGACGAGTATGAAAAAGCTTATTTCGAATTTCATCTCGCGAAAGAAAATGGTTCTATGACGCGTGTGGCTGAAAAGACTGGGTTGGAGCGAACCCATCTTTATCGCAAGCTCAAGCAGCTAGGCGTAGATTTATCGAAAAAACGAAGCTAA
- a CDS encoding HD-GYP domain-containing protein has protein sequence MLIYVPVPLSRVQPGRALPVDIRTPDGRLLLRRGQKLQSEAHRDMLANHQACMTETDAQAWQRALDRQMRSMRQQGMDMTAIANMPMPEEILDTDYLEGSAVEGGWLDLQEILRGLLYQGAQASTPLPRLQGLEQKAFKLLSLDADECLFVLFQALPDLELGYCATHALLSGVVSTLTAAKLALPMSSRMLLMRSALVMNIGMARPQDHLARQLKAPSPAQRELITAHPPTSVDILRGFGVQDDEWLDAVHWHHAPQGVVGDGDQQVTVQLLHLADILVAKMAPRLSRPAISAFGAAKSLVLEANSQTRQQRVAMASVLGFYPPGTYVQLANGEVAVVVARGEKATTPHVASLINAKGMPLSAYVYRDTRQMDHSVRMPLAANQVNVLVNLERIRRLRQQHGV, from the coding sequence ATGTTGATTTATGTTCCCGTTCCCTTGAGCCGTGTTCAGCCGGGTCGCGCATTGCCGGTGGACATTCGCACCCCGGATGGCCGATTGCTGCTTCGTCGTGGCCAAAAACTGCAGTCCGAAGCCCATCGTGACATGCTCGCCAACCACCAGGCCTGCATGACCGAAACCGATGCCCAAGCCTGGCAACGTGCGCTAGACCGGCAAATGCGCAGCATGCGTCAGCAAGGGATGGACATGACGGCAATTGCGAACATGCCCATGCCCGAAGAAATTTTGGACACTGATTATCTGGAGGGCAGCGCCGTAGAAGGCGGCTGGCTGGATTTGCAGGAAATTTTGCGCGGCCTGCTTTACCAGGGGGCACAAGCCAGCACGCCATTGCCCAGGCTGCAGGGGCTGGAGCAAAAAGCCTTCAAGTTGCTGAGTTTGGATGCGGATGAATGTCTGTTTGTGTTGTTCCAGGCGCTGCCCGATCTGGAGCTGGGTTACTGTGCGACCCACGCATTGCTCAGTGGTGTGGTCAGTACACTGACTGCCGCCAAACTGGCTTTGCCCATGAGCAGCCGCATGTTGCTCATGCGGTCCGCATTGGTGATGAATATTGGCATGGCACGCCCGCAAGACCATTTGGCACGCCAGCTCAAAGCGCCCAGTCCGGCCCAGCGCGAACTCATTACCGCCCATCCGCCCACAAGTGTGGATATTTTGCGTGGGTTTGGTGTGCAAGATGATGAGTGGTTGGACGCGGTGCATTGGCATCATGCTCCGCAGGGTGTCGTGGGTGATGGTGACCAGCAGGTCACCGTTCAACTGCTCCATCTGGCCGATATTTTGGTGGCCAAAATGGCACCACGCCTGAGTCGTCCGGCCATATCCGCCTTTGGTGCCGCCAAATCGTTGGTGCTGGAAGCCAACAGTCAAACCCGGCAGCAACGGGTGGCCATGGCCTCTGTGCTGGGTTTTTACCCGCCAGGTACCTATGTGCAATTGGCCAACGGCGAAGTGGCGGTCGTGGTGGCGCGCGGCGAGAAGGCCACCACGCCACATGTGGCCAGTCTGATCAACGCCAAAGGCATGCCTTTGAGTGCTTACGTGTACCGGGACACCCGTCAGATGGATCACAGCGTACGTATGCCACTGGCTGCCAACCAGGTGAATGTTCTCGTTAACCTGGAGCGGATTCGCCGCCTGCGCCAGCAGCACGGGGTTTGA
- the lplT gene encoding lysophospholipid transporter LplT → MKRGFFTIMAAQFFSSLADNALFVAAVQLLRTSHSPEWQQAALVPMFALFYVVLAPFVGAFADSMPKGRVMLISNFIKVAGCLFMLFGTHPLLAYAVVGLGAAAYSPAKYGILTELLPASQLVKANGWIEGLTIGSIILGVLLGGQLVGHHLSRYLLAIDFPGIDTGISTPAEAAISMLIFVYLLAAWFNTHIPLTGVLMRPMPKQLMSLLPDFWTCNSRLWRDKLGQISLAATTLIWGVAGNLRFIVLAWAAAALGYTVTQASALQGVVAIGMAAGAVVASMRMRLEDGPRVITLGILMGALIIGLIFITNVWVAAPFLILLGAIGGFLVVPMNALLQHRGHNLMGAGRSIAVQNFNEQACILALGAFYSLSTGMGLHTMVAITGFGVVIAGFMWLIRRWHASNLVHHHEEIEHLLTIARNDKAHG, encoded by the coding sequence ATGAAACGCGGTTTTTTTACCATCATGGCAGCGCAGTTTTTCAGCTCGCTGGCCGACAACGCTTTGTTTGTGGCAGCCGTTCAACTGCTGCGTACCAGCCACTCACCAGAATGGCAGCAAGCGGCACTAGTGCCCATGTTTGCCTTGTTTTACGTGGTGTTGGCACCTTTTGTCGGGGCGTTTGCAGATTCCATGCCCAAAGGCCGGGTCATGCTGATCAGCAATTTCATCAAGGTAGCAGGCTGCCTGTTCATGCTGTTTGGCACGCATCCGCTGCTGGCCTATGCAGTGGTTGGATTAGGCGCTGCAGCTTATTCGCCTGCCAAATACGGCATCCTGACCGAACTTTTGCCAGCCTCTCAACTGGTCAAAGCCAATGGCTGGATTGAGGGCTTGACGATTGGCTCCATCATTTTGGGTGTCTTGCTGGGGGGGCAACTGGTTGGGCATCACCTGTCACGTTATCTACTGGCCATTGATTTCCCTGGCATAGACACAGGCATCAGCACACCCGCAGAGGCGGCCATCAGCATGCTGATTTTTGTCTATCTTTTGGCAGCTTGGTTTAATACCCATATCCCACTCACTGGCGTATTGATGCGCCCCATGCCCAAACAGTTGATGAGCCTGCTACCAGACTTTTGGACCTGCAACAGCCGGTTGTGGCGTGACAAACTAGGGCAAATTTCATTGGCGGCGACCACCTTGATCTGGGGTGTAGCAGGAAATTTGCGTTTTATTGTGTTGGCTTGGGCGGCAGCAGCGCTGGGCTACACGGTCACACAGGCTTCAGCATTACAAGGAGTCGTAGCTATTGGCATGGCAGCAGGCGCTGTGGTGGCTTCCATGCGTATGCGATTGGAAGACGGACCCAGGGTGATCACTCTAGGCATCTTGATGGGAGCGCTGATCATTGGCTTGATTTTTATCACCAACGTATGGGTGGCAGCTCCGTTTTTGATTCTGCTAGGAGCGATTGGCGGCTTTTTGGTGGTACCGATGAATGCACTTCTGCAACACCGCGGTCACAATTTGATGGGGGCCGGACGTTCTATTGCAGTGCAAAACTTCAATGAACAAGCCTGTATCCTGGCGCTGGGGGCGTTTTACAGCTTATCCACCGGCATGGGGTTACACACCATGGTCGCCATCACGGGCTTTGGCGTGGTGATTGCCGGTTTCATGTGGCTGATACGCCGTTGGCACGCCAGCAATCTGGTGCACCACCATGAAGAAATTGAACATCTACTCACAATTGCCCGTAACGACAAGGCTCACGGGTAA
- the alr gene encoding alanine racemase, producing MPRPILATIHLAALQHNLERSRLAAPEAKVWAVVKANAYGHGIERVYEGLRSADGFALLDLDEAQRIRALGWRGPVLLLEGVFEARDLELCSRLDLWHTVHCEEQIDMLAACKTHVGHRVFLKMNSGMNRLGFTPERYRSAWARLNALPQVDEISHITHFSDADGGLGIAAQLACFTEVTRDLPGECSVCNSAATLRHADAVAVSDWIRPGISLYGSAPDHPERTAASWDLQPTMTLSSKIIATQVISTGATVGYGSKFSAEAPMHIGVVACGYADGYPRVCPSGTPVLVNGVRTRLVGRVSMDMLTVDLTPVPQAQIGSEVTLWGHSSQGSVLGIDEVAQAAGTLGYELMCALAQRVPVQVTD from the coding sequence ATGCCGCGTCCCATCCTCGCAACCATTCATCTTGCTGCACTGCAGCACAATCTCGAGCGCAGTCGCCTGGCCGCACCAGAGGCCAAAGTATGGGCAGTTGTTAAAGCCAATGCCTATGGTCATGGAATTGAGCGCGTCTATGAGGGCTTGCGAAGTGCCGATGGCTTTGCCTTACTGGACCTGGATGAAGCTCAGCGTATTCGCGCACTGGGGTGGCGCGGCCCGGTGTTGTTGCTGGAAGGCGTGTTTGAGGCGCGTGACCTGGAGCTCTGCTCGCGCCTGGACTTATGGCACACCGTACATTGTGAAGAGCAAATCGACATGCTGGCAGCCTGCAAAACGCATGTGGGGCACCGGGTTTTTCTGAAAATGAATTCCGGCATGAACCGCCTGGGCTTCACGCCAGAGCGTTACCGTAGCGCTTGGGCGCGCCTGAATGCTTTGCCCCAGGTGGATGAAATCTCGCATATCACGCACTTCAGCGATGCCGATGGTGGGTTGGGTATTGCTGCCCAACTGGCCTGCTTTACCGAAGTCACCCGTGATTTGCCTGGTGAGTGTTCGGTTTGCAACAGTGCGGCCACCTTGCGCCATGCTGATGCGGTGGCTGTTTCTGACTGGATTCGTCCTGGCATTAGCCTGTATGGCAGCGCACCGGATCATCCTGAGCGCACCGCAGCATCCTGGGACTTGCAGCCGACCATGACGCTATCTTCAAAAATAATAGCTACTCAGGTAATATCTACGGGCGCTACGGTTGGATATGGCTCAAAGTTTTCGGCAGAGGCACCGATGCACATTGGGGTGGTTGCGTGTGGCTATGCCGATGGCTATCCACGCGTTTGCCCGAGCGGCACGCCTGTGCTGGTGAATGGCGTGCGTACCCGCTTGGTGGGGCGTGTCAGCATGGACATGTTGACGGTTGATTTGACACCGGTTCCCCAGGCCCAGATCGGTAGTGAAGTCACCCTATGGGGGCATTCCTCTCAGGGCTCGGTGCTGGGGATTGATGAGGTGGCCCAAGCCGCGGGTACCTTGGGTTACGAGTTGATGTGTGCATTGGCACAGCGCGTGCCGGTGCAAGTGACCGACTGA